Proteins encoded within one genomic window of Posidoniimonas corsicana:
- a CDS encoding ABC transporter ATP-binding protein: MPPAQQPEPPAAPEREFVFAARDVTKVYHMGEVDVHALRGVTMDLYAGEFVVLLGPSGSGKSTLLNILGGLDAPTTGSVHYRGSELTDFDDAALTRYRRRHVGFVFQFYNLIPSLTARENVQLITEIADNPLDPAEALALVDLEDRMDHFPSQLSGGEQQRVAIARAVAKRPDVLLCDEPTGALDVHTGVLVLDAIQKINQEIGSTTAVITHNAVIADMADRVISVSDGKIHDVRQNQQKRTASELEW, from the coding sequence ATGCCCCCCGCCCAGCAACCCGAACCGCCCGCCGCGCCCGAGCGTGAGTTTGTCTTCGCCGCCCGCGACGTGACGAAGGTCTACCACATGGGCGAGGTCGACGTGCACGCGCTGCGGGGGGTGACGATGGACCTCTACGCCGGCGAGTTCGTCGTGCTGCTCGGCCCCTCGGGGAGCGGCAAGAGCACGCTGCTCAACATCCTCGGCGGGCTCGACGCCCCGACCACCGGCAGCGTGCACTACCGCGGCAGCGAGCTGACCGATTTCGACGACGCCGCGCTGACCCGCTACCGGCGCCGGCATGTCGGGTTTGTGTTCCAGTTCTATAACCTCATACCGAGCCTCACCGCGCGGGAGAACGTGCAGCTGATCACCGAGATCGCCGACAACCCGCTCGACCCGGCCGAGGCGCTAGCGCTGGTGGACCTGGAAGACCGCATGGACCACTTCCCCTCGCAGCTTTCCGGCGGCGAGCAGCAGCGGGTGGCCATCGCGCGGGCGGTTGCCAAGCGGCCCGACGTGCTGCTGTGCGACGAGCCGACCGGCGCTCTCGACGTGCACACCGGCGTGCTGGTGCTCGACGCGATCCAGAAGATCAACCAGGAGATCGGCAGCACCACCGCGGTGATCACCCACAACGCGGTGATCGCCGACATGGCCGACCGCGTGATCAGCGTCTCGGACGGCAAGATCCACGACGTCCGCCAGAACCAGCAGAAACGCACAGCGAGCGAGCTGGAGTGGTAG
- a CDS encoding MBL fold metallo-hydrolase RNA specificity domain-containing protein, translating to MIRLTFHGAAHTVTGSKYLLEADGASVLIDCGLFQGLKKLRELNWAGTPFKAGELDAILLTHAHLDHCGYLPRVVKEGYNRRVFCTPATAKLAEIIMLDSAKIQEQDAAYANKKGFSKHKPALPLYDGRDVLETVKLLRECDREDWINVAGPVWARFHDAGHLLGSNMIEVEVRQHDKVTRILFSGDVGRYDGPLYHDPTPPPECDYLICESTYGNRDHPDVDLRASLGEVVNRGIERGGVILMASFAVGRAQQLIYLLQLLKCDGVIPDLPIYLDSPMACNATDIYREHSIDHDLSEGELCGDRPVLGGPAVHLCRSADESKALNHLDHPAIIIASSGMMTGGRIIHHLKRRLSDPRTTIIMGGYQAVGTRGRRLEEGAETLRMHGQDIAVNAAIEKVPGLSGHADRTGLLRWLQDLPAPKQTFMTHGEPDSADALADTLRTERGWEVMVPELGDSVELG from the coding sequence ATGATCCGACTCACCTTCCACGGCGCGGCGCACACGGTCACCGGCTCCAAGTACCTGCTCGAGGCCGACGGCGCCAGCGTGCTGATCGACTGCGGGCTGTTCCAGGGCCTGAAGAAGCTCCGCGAGCTCAACTGGGCCGGCACGCCTTTCAAGGCGGGCGAGCTGGACGCCATCCTGCTGACGCACGCCCACCTGGACCACTGCGGCTACCTGCCGAGAGTGGTGAAGGAGGGCTACAACCGGCGGGTGTTCTGCACGCCGGCCACCGCCAAGCTGGCCGAGATCATCATGCTCGACTCGGCCAAGATCCAGGAGCAGGACGCCGCCTACGCCAATAAGAAGGGCTTCAGCAAGCACAAGCCGGCGCTGCCGCTCTACGACGGCCGCGACGTGCTCGAGACCGTCAAGCTGCTCCGCGAGTGCGACCGCGAGGACTGGATCAACGTGGCCGGCCCGGTCTGGGCCCGCTTCCACGACGCCGGCCACCTGCTCGGCTCCAACATGATCGAGGTCGAGGTCCGCCAGCACGACAAGGTCACGCGGATCCTGTTCTCCGGCGACGTCGGGCGCTACGACGGCCCCCTCTACCACGACCCCACGCCCCCGCCGGAGTGCGACTACCTGATCTGCGAGAGCACCTACGGCAACCGCGACCACCCCGACGTGGACCTCAGGGCTTCGCTCGGCGAGGTGGTGAACCGTGGGATCGAGCGGGGCGGCGTGATCCTGATGGCCTCGTTCGCGGTAGGGCGTGCGCAGCAGCTCATCTACCTGCTGCAGCTGCTCAAGTGCGACGGCGTCATCCCCGACCTGCCGATCTACCTCGACAGCCCGATGGCCTGCAACGCCACGGACATCTACCGCGAGCACAGCATCGACCACGACCTCTCCGAAGGCGAGCTGTGCGGCGACCGCCCCGTGCTGGGCGGCCCGGCGGTGCACCTCTGCCGGTCGGCGGACGAGTCCAAGGCGCTCAACCACCTGGACCACCCGGCCATCATCATCGCCTCGAGCGGCATGATGACCGGCGGCCGCATTATCCACCACCTCAAGCGGCGGCTCTCCGACCCCCGCACCACCATCATCATGGGCGGCTACCAGGCGGTCGGCACCCGCGGCCGCCGGCTGGAGGAGGGCGCCGAAACGCTCCGCATGCACGGCCAGGACATCGCCGTGAACGCGGCCATCGAGAAGGTCCCCGGCCTGTCCGGCCACGCCGACCGCACCGGCCTGCTGCGGTGGCTGCAGGACTTGCCCGCCCCCAAGCAGACCTTCATGACCCACGGCGAACCCGACAGCGCCGACGCGCTGGCCGACACCCTCCGCACCGAACGCGGCTGGGAGGTGATGGTGCCGGAGCTGGGGGACTCGGTGGAGCTGGGGTAG
- a CDS encoding tetratricopeptide repeat protein, which yields MQRYQVNYKLLVGLVVGAIVVGGALYGLLLVQSYRGAEKLLVMAEQERAEGDIEAAAWNLYRYTQKRKNDEEHAVEMAMTFAEIAEDEETEPQDRMKALGIMEGTVRKWRKNPELRKRLVDLLMTFGATKQSAEHLEIMLANDPKNPELLELLGRCYLQMAQEEKALKNCSHALGYDPQSNEFDPEKAVAAEQVGLYTQLATALIRSNADPAKADEVMDYMIEINPESADAYVARARYQLSDGDEHKQEGIDDLEKALELDADNLDALLVRARLFAMDEQYAEARELLERGLESHPESGTLYMTGAFVAAKEDGYDAALKWYEDGVAKTTGGEQIALQVAQARAQINAGRLEDAQKQIDQLAALPNLQKTMLEYLRARLMVSQEKWYPAAEALAKIRPLMQSNVEISEELNGMLALCYTRLEMWQEAIDSAGLVLQLNPTSRIARDLQANAQRKLGQEPSNPNAGDGGSINSMVSAVLRKPADERNWDAPLAAAGEYADKMIESEMMTPAGKKLLLAEILMRAKEYKRAIKLIREAITAEPDNINTWRLACRLTAVDPDGGAVKALKMLGEVEEKFGDQPLLRLDRADLYMTLNDEQRNERMLAVADGIEDWPKKDQVMIWQGLATRFEALRAASELETARSRVAELAPGELSNLLDMFIAARTENDDARMADVQGKILKVVGDQQDANWLYTEAHRLISLYQRGLEPKSALEQARQLVQKARQQRPEWHMLYLLLADLAVEQNDPLLALENLDKAASLGPPTARSLLQHVSLLMQAGRYDDARKQLDRASPEFRERLLGRQYAEALLNSRYLSERDKRWEESIEAAQAAAELNPESGESQLWLGRFMMRAARHNRLAESTREAAKQASGEAFRKAVELMPKSEEAWLAYIGYLSTTDQSETAQEAVRELQLALDEDVVPMVLAPGYELQSRWFDAENVYKRALETNPNNLKIMQRLAAFYLGNGYPQPDKLEKATPLVNALIKKGEEESQLASSAEVMWARRTAAKILAQSGDYQKALDAERLLRSNLVNGQLTSQDKLTMAKILATRPEPASKLKAIALYENILETRDLAPLDQLTLGQLYFATNNWENCERVMTEVTSRNRDFVAARDAYIRMLLVHDAPGDLKTAANQLRNLQRVAPTEPSTLELLVRISSKMGRKQEVGPVLQKLLKRPENARNPQVIVRIAKLLADLDNLETAEKLFQFASQMAPAANLEYADFLGRHQSLDAALDLLDNARTEKEELEVPAIQYASALLKFQGDEASEEQFDRVYGWLERSLREDPESIRLLMQKAELLDTHRQYEESADVYRALLNRQDVKGFDRAIVLNNLAYQLAMTTDDQNIMETAMGYVAEAADILGPRSDILDTRAVVHMSMGHADEAVADMELAVTDGPTASKYFHKSRAHLLAGQTEKAVAAWNTAVDMGLDPKDIDLVEREAYDKVESQINRLKSSSGADRPAA from the coding sequence ATGCAACGCTATCAAGTTAACTACAAGCTGCTTGTTGGGCTGGTCGTTGGGGCCATCGTCGTGGGGGGCGCCCTGTACGGGCTGTTGCTGGTACAGAGCTACCGCGGCGCCGAAAAGCTGCTGGTGATGGCCGAGCAGGAGCGGGCCGAAGGCGACATCGAGGCCGCCGCCTGGAACCTCTACCGCTACACCCAGAAGCGCAAGAACGACGAAGAGCACGCCGTCGAGATGGCGATGACCTTCGCCGAGATCGCTGAGGACGAGGAGACCGAGCCGCAGGACCGCATGAAGGCGCTCGGCATCATGGAGGGCACCGTCCGCAAGTGGCGGAAGAACCCAGAGCTGCGCAAGCGGCTGGTCGACCTGCTGATGACGTTCGGCGCCACCAAGCAGTCGGCGGAGCACCTTGAGATCATGCTCGCCAACGACCCCAAGAACCCGGAGCTGCTGGAGCTGCTGGGGCGCTGCTACCTACAGATGGCCCAGGAGGAAAAAGCGCTTAAGAACTGTAGCCATGCGCTGGGCTACGACCCGCAGAGCAACGAATTCGATCCGGAGAAGGCGGTCGCCGCCGAGCAGGTTGGCCTCTACACCCAGCTCGCCACCGCGTTGATCCGCAGCAACGCCGACCCGGCCAAGGCCGACGAGGTCATGGACTACATGATCGAGATCAACCCGGAGAGCGCCGACGCCTATGTCGCCCGGGCCCGGTACCAGCTGAGCGACGGGGATGAACACAAGCAGGAAGGCATCGACGACCTGGAGAAAGCGCTCGAACTCGACGCCGACAACCTCGACGCGTTGCTGGTCCGCGCCCGGCTCTTCGCCATGGACGAGCAGTACGCCGAGGCCAGGGAGCTGCTAGAACGCGGGCTCGAGTCCCACCCCGAGTCCGGGACCCTGTACATGACCGGCGCGTTTGTCGCGGCCAAGGAAGACGGCTACGACGCGGCGCTGAAATGGTACGAGGACGGCGTCGCGAAGACCACCGGAGGCGAGCAGATCGCGCTGCAGGTCGCCCAGGCCCGCGCTCAGATCAACGCCGGACGGCTCGAAGACGCGCAGAAGCAGATCGACCAACTGGCCGCGCTCCCCAACCTGCAGAAGACAATGCTCGAGTACCTGCGGGCCCGGCTGATGGTCTCGCAGGAGAAGTGGTACCCGGCCGCCGAGGCGCTCGCCAAGATCCGGCCGCTGATGCAGTCCAACGTGGAAATCAGCGAGGAGCTCAACGGGATGCTGGCGCTCTGCTACACCCGCCTGGAGATGTGGCAGGAGGCGATCGACTCCGCCGGCCTGGTGCTGCAGCTCAACCCCACGAGCCGCATCGCCCGGGACCTGCAAGCCAACGCGCAGCGAAAACTTGGCCAGGAGCCTAGCAACCCCAACGCCGGCGACGGCGGCTCGATCAACTCGATGGTCTCCGCAGTGCTCCGCAAGCCGGCCGATGAGCGTAACTGGGACGCCCCCCTCGCCGCCGCGGGCGAGTATGCCGACAAGATGATCGAGTCGGAGATGATGACCCCGGCCGGCAAGAAGCTGCTGCTGGCTGAGATCCTCATGCGGGCCAAGGAGTACAAACGCGCCATCAAGCTGATCCGCGAGGCGATCACGGCGGAACCCGACAATATCAACACTTGGCGGCTCGCCTGCCGCCTGACGGCGGTTGACCCCGACGGCGGCGCCGTCAAAGCGCTCAAGATGCTTGGCGAGGTCGAAGAGAAGTTCGGCGACCAGCCGCTGCTCCGCCTGGACCGGGCCGACCTCTACATGACCCTAAACGACGAGCAGCGCAACGAACGGATGCTCGCGGTCGCGGACGGCATCGAGGACTGGCCTAAGAAAGACCAGGTCATGATCTGGCAGGGCCTGGCCACCCGCTTCGAAGCGCTACGCGCAGCCAGCGAGCTCGAGACGGCCCGCTCACGCGTTGCCGAGTTGGCGCCGGGTGAGCTCTCAAACCTGCTCGATATGTTTATCGCCGCCCGCACCGAAAACGACGACGCCCGCATGGCGGACGTCCAGGGCAAGATCCTCAAAGTGGTCGGCGACCAGCAGGACGCCAACTGGCTCTACACCGAGGCGCACCGGCTGATCTCGCTCTACCAGCGGGGACTTGAGCCCAAGTCTGCCCTGGAGCAGGCCCGGCAGCTTGTTCAGAAGGCCCGTCAGCAGCGTCCCGAGTGGCACATGCTGTACCTGCTGCTGGCCGACCTCGCCGTCGAACAGAACGACCCGCTGCTCGCCCTCGAGAACCTCGACAAGGCGGCGTCGCTTGGCCCTCCGACCGCGCGGTCGCTGCTGCAGCACGTCTCGCTGCTGATGCAGGCGGGTCGCTACGACGACGCCCGCAAACAACTGGACCGCGCCTCGCCGGAGTTCCGTGAGCGCCTGCTGGGCCGGCAGTACGCCGAAGCCCTGCTGAACAGCCGGTACCTGTCCGAGCGTGACAAGCGTTGGGAGGAGTCGATCGAGGCCGCCCAGGCCGCGGCCGAACTGAACCCCGAAAGCGGCGAGTCACAACTCTGGCTGGGCCGGTTCATGATGCGGGCCGCCCGCCACAACCGCCTGGCCGAATCGACCCGCGAGGCCGCCAAGCAGGCCAGCGGCGAGGCCTTCCGCAAGGCCGTAGAGCTGATGCCCAAGTCGGAAGAGGCCTGGCTGGCCTACATCGGCTACCTGTCGACCACCGACCAATCCGAGACCGCCCAAGAGGCAGTCCGAGAGCTGCAGCTCGCCCTGGACGAGGACGTCGTGCCGATGGTTTTGGCCCCGGGCTACGAGCTGCAGAGCCGCTGGTTTGACGCCGAGAACGTCTACAAACGCGCGCTCGAGACCAACCCCAACAACCTCAAAATCATGCAGCGGCTGGCGGCGTTCTACCTCGGCAACGGCTACCCACAGCCCGACAAGCTCGAAAAGGCCACGCCGCTGGTCAACGCCCTGATCAAGAAGGGCGAGGAAGAGAGCCAGCTTGCCAGCTCCGCCGAGGTGATGTGGGCCCGCCGCACCGCCGCGAAGATCCTGGCCCAGTCCGGCGACTACCAGAAGGCGCTGGACGCCGAACGGCTGCTGCGGTCCAACCTGGTCAACGGCCAGCTCACCAGCCAGGACAAGCTGACGATGGCCAAGATCCTCGCCACCCGCCCCGAACCGGCCTCGAAGCTCAAGGCCATCGCGCTCTACGAGAACATCCTCGAGACCCGCGACCTGGCGCCGCTCGACCAGCTGACCCTGGGGCAGCTCTACTTCGCCACCAACAACTGGGAGAACTGTGAGCGGGTGATGACCGAGGTCACCAGCCGCAACCGCGACTTTGTCGCCGCCCGCGACGCCTACATCCGCATGTTGCTGGTGCACGACGCGCCCGGCGACCTCAAGACCGCGGCCAACCAGCTACGGAACCTGCAGCGGGTGGCGCCCACCGAGCCCAGCACGCTTGAGCTCCTGGTGCGCATCTCCAGCAAGATGGGGCGTAAGCAGGAGGTTGGCCCCGTGCTGCAGAAGCTGCTGAAGCGGCCAGAGAACGCCCGCAACCCGCAGGTGATCGTCCGCATCGCCAAGCTCCTGGCCGACCTCGACAACCTTGAGACCGCCGAGAAGCTGTTCCAGTTTGCGTCCCAGATGGCGCCCGCCGCGAACCTGGAGTACGCCGACTTCCTGGGCCGCCACCAGAGCCTGGACGCCGCGCTCGACCTGCTCGACAACGCCCGCACCGAGAAAGAAGAGCTGGAGGTCCCGGCCATTCAGTACGCGTCGGCCCTGCTGAAGTTCCAGGGCGACGAGGCCAGCGAGGAACAGTTCGACCGCGTCTACGGGTGGCTCGAGCGGTCGCTCCGCGAGGACCCCGAGTCGATCCGCCTGCTGATGCAGAAGGCCGAACTGCTGGACACGCACCGGCAGTACGAGGAGTCCGCCGACGTCTACCGGGCGTTGCTCAACCGCCAGGACGTGAAGGGCTTTGACCGGGCCATCGTGCTGAACAACCTGGCCTACCAGCTCGCCATGACCACCGATGACCAGAACATCATGGAGACCGCCATGGGCTACGTCGCCGAGGCGGCGGACATCCTGGGGCCGAGGTCCGACATCCTCGACACGCGGGCGGTCGTGCACATGTCGATGGGCCACGCCGACGAGGCCGTGGCCGATATGGAGCTGGCCGTGACCGACGGGCCAACCGCGTCGAAGTACTTCCACAAGTCCCGGGCGCACCTGCTGGCCGGTCAGACGGAAAAGGCGGTCGCGGCCTGGAACACTGCGGTCGACATGGGTCTGGACCCCAAGGACATCGACCTGGTCGAACGGGAGGCCTACGACAAGGTCGAGAGCCAGATCAACCGGCTGAAGTCGTCCAGCGGGGCCGACCGCCCGGCCGCCTAG
- a CDS encoding TIGR03790 family protein has translation MPARHSKLSRFAVPLVLLAGLLAPAPCSAGGGPENVLLVVNQNSEDSLTVANYYTRLRNIPPQNVLYLDWAGSAVQINGKAFREKILQPVIDAIEGRRLVAQIDYVVYSCDLPTRVNFQDFFPDEKFPKQMRPIASITGATYLWQYVLQESPTLMAMNTNWYVPDGTSQNLAKCTALANAPSQGFRSRYAWQRGGKRTDDLTKGPRYFLSTVLGVTQAMGNSVEEIARCLVTATSADASRPDGAFYYMHNTDVRSRARDQCFAPVAAVLRDEGAKVAVQKGMLPTGKRDVVGLTSGFRKANVPANLSVRPGAICDNLTSFGGVLEKDLGQTTLPEFIRAGAAGASGTVTEPLAIQAKFPLATIHLHYYRGCSLAEAYYQSVAAPYQLLIVGDPLCQPWADPPECGAGDLVDGKVVKGPLTLRPRLSGASQECEVHIDGRLLAMIRRGGEMTIDSTKLPDGRHEVRLVAVRDDPIETRGSTSAQILVDNTEGGDLTLTSFPDQRAASDETLRLRVAGDVKLGVVMQNSRVIGQLKGEPPELQVKAGDLGRGPVRLQAVDPVTSSRSAPIWVWVE, from the coding sequence ATGCCTGCCCGCCACTCCAAGCTGTCTCGTTTCGCTGTCCCGTTGGTGCTGCTGGCCGGCCTGCTAGCGCCGGCGCCCTGCTCCGCCGGAGGCGGCCCTGAGAACGTGCTGCTGGTGGTGAACCAGAACAGCGAAGACTCGCTGACGGTCGCCAACTACTACACCCGGCTGCGCAACATCCCGCCGCAGAACGTGCTGTACCTGGACTGGGCCGGGTCGGCGGTGCAGATCAACGGCAAAGCGTTCCGCGAGAAGATCCTGCAGCCGGTGATCGACGCGATCGAGGGCCGCCGGCTGGTAGCTCAGATCGACTACGTCGTGTACTCGTGCGACCTGCCGACGCGGGTTAACTTCCAGGACTTCTTCCCCGACGAGAAGTTCCCCAAGCAGATGCGGCCGATCGCGTCGATCACCGGCGCCACCTACCTGTGGCAGTACGTGCTGCAGGAGAGCCCAACCCTGATGGCCATGAACACCAACTGGTACGTGCCCGACGGCACTTCCCAGAACCTGGCCAAGTGCACGGCGCTGGCCAACGCGCCGTCGCAGGGCTTCCGATCGCGGTACGCGTGGCAGCGGGGCGGCAAGCGGACCGACGACCTGACCAAGGGGCCGCGGTACTTCCTGTCGACCGTGCTGGGCGTGACGCAAGCAATGGGCAACAGCGTTGAGGAGATCGCCCGCTGCCTGGTCACCGCCACTTCGGCCGACGCGTCGCGTCCCGATGGCGCGTTCTACTACATGCACAACACCGACGTCCGGTCGCGCGCCCGCGACCAGTGCTTCGCGCCGGTCGCCGCCGTGCTGCGGGACGAGGGCGCCAAGGTGGCCGTTCAAAAGGGGATGCTCCCCACGGGGAAACGGGATGTAGTCGGGCTCACCAGCGGCTTCCGCAAGGCCAACGTGCCGGCCAACCTGTCGGTCCGTCCCGGCGCCATCTGCGACAACCTGACCAGCTTCGGCGGAGTCCTTGAGAAGGACCTCGGGCAGACCACGCTGCCCGAGTTCATCCGGGCCGGCGCGGCGGGCGCCTCGGGGACCGTGACCGAACCGCTCGCCATCCAGGCCAAGTTCCCGCTGGCCACGATCCACCTGCACTACTACCGAGGATGCTCGCTCGCGGAGGCCTACTATCAGTCGGTGGCGGCGCCCTACCAGCTGCTGATCGTCGGCGACCCGCTCTGCCAGCCCTGGGCGGACCCCCCCGAGTGCGGCGCCGGGGACCTGGTGGACGGCAAGGTAGTCAAAGGGCCGCTGACCCTCCGCCCCCGCCTTTCGGGGGCGTCGCAGGAATGCGAGGTCCATATCGACGGCAGGCTCCTCGCCATGATCCGGCGCGGAGGCGAGATGACCATCGACTCCACCAAGCTGCCCGACGGCCGGCACGAGGTGCGGCTGGTCGCCGTTCGAGACGACCCTATCGAGACCCGCGGGTCGACATCCGCCCAGATCTTGGTCGACAACACCGAGGGGGGCGACCTCACGCTCACCAGCTTCCCCGACCAGCGGGCCGCGTCGGACGAAACGCTCCGTCTGCGGGTCGCCGGCGATGTGAAACTCGGTGTGGTTATGCAGAACTCGCGGGTCATCGGGCAGCTTAAAGGCGAGCCTCCCGAGCTGCAGGTGAAGGCCGGCGACCTGGGCAGGGGCCCAGTCCGCCTGCAGGCGGTCGACCCGGTAACATCCAGCCGCTCGGCGCCCATCTGGGTGTGGGTTGAGTAG
- a CDS encoding UbiD family decarboxylase yields the protein MGYKSLRQCVDDLEQHGRLRRIDAPVSAYLEAAAIHRRVYAAGGPALLFSNVPGCRFPMASNLFGTLERSRFMFRDAYERVQRLIGLKVDPSGALRSPFAAAKASYSALHMLPRMVRTGPVMANETTVSQLPQLVSWPRDGGAFVTLPQVYTEDPAAPGVKRSNLGMYRIQLSGNEYEQDKQIGLHYQLHRSIGVHQAAAMRMGNPFRVNVFVGGTPAMNLAAVMPLPEGMSELTFAGALGGGRIRMVHRSDGLPVHADTDFALCGTVIDGRMLPEGPFGDHLGYYSLRHPFPVLKVEHVFHRADAIWPFTVVGRPPQEDTAFGQLIHDLTGPVIPTVLPGVHGVHAVDAAGVHPLLLAIGSERYMPFMKEHRPQELLTQACAILGQGQLSLAKFLMIINRADAPNLNLHHIADFFAHVLQRADWTRDLHFHTQTTIDTLDYSGDGLNAGSKVVIAAAGPPKFDLATSVDGHVDLPEGFSDPQVVLPGVVAVRGPQLPAPTFDYDASRRDPAAGAGVEQQGLSESAARAAADVQRLCDAIPVGSPLRKFRLIVVCDDPGFVASASGESSIDNFLWAAFTRANPAADLYGVDAFTRQKHWGCHGPLVIDARIKPHHAPVLEEDPEVTKKIEAMAANGGPLSGLF from the coding sequence ATGGGCTACAAATCTCTCCGCCAGTGCGTCGACGACCTCGAGCAGCACGGCCGCCTGCGGCGCATCGACGCCCCGGTCAGCGCCTACCTGGAGGCCGCCGCCATCCACCGCCGCGTCTACGCGGCGGGCGGGCCGGCGCTGCTATTCAGCAACGTCCCGGGCTGCCGGTTCCCGATGGCCAGCAACCTGTTTGGAACCCTCGAGCGGTCGCGCTTCATGTTCCGCGACGCCTACGAGCGGGTGCAGCGGCTGATCGGGCTGAAGGTCGACCCCAGCGGCGCGCTGCGTTCGCCGTTCGCGGCGGCCAAGGCGTCGTACTCCGCGCTGCACATGCTGCCGCGGATGGTCCGCACCGGGCCGGTCATGGCGAACGAGACCACCGTCAGCCAGCTCCCCCAGTTGGTCAGCTGGCCCCGCGACGGCGGCGCCTTTGTCACTCTGCCGCAGGTCTACACCGAGGACCCCGCCGCACCCGGTGTGAAGCGGTCGAACCTTGGTATGTACCGTATCCAGCTCTCCGGCAACGAGTACGAGCAGGACAAACAGATCGGGCTGCACTACCAGTTGCATAGATCGATCGGCGTGCACCAGGCCGCCGCGATGCGGATGGGAAATCCATTCCGCGTCAACGTGTTCGTCGGCGGCACGCCCGCCATGAACCTGGCGGCGGTGATGCCGCTGCCCGAAGGGATGAGCGAACTCACTTTCGCCGGCGCACTGGGCGGCGGGCGCATCCGTATGGTGCACCGGAGCGACGGGCTGCCGGTGCACGCCGACACCGACTTCGCCCTCTGCGGCACGGTAATCGACGGCCGGATGCTCCCCGAGGGGCCCTTCGGCGACCACCTCGGCTACTACTCACTGAGGCACCCGTTCCCAGTGCTCAAGGTGGAGCACGTCTTCCACCGCGCCGACGCCATCTGGCCGTTCACCGTGGTGGGCCGCCCGCCGCAGGAGGACACGGCCTTCGGGCAGCTGATCCACGACCTCACCGGTCCTGTGATCCCGACCGTGCTGCCGGGCGTACACGGCGTGCACGCGGTCGACGCGGCGGGCGTGCACCCGCTGCTGCTGGCGATCGGCAGCGAGCGCTACATGCCGTTCATGAAAGAGCACCGCCCGCAGGAGCTGCTCACCCAGGCGTGCGCCATCTTGGGGCAGGGGCAGCTGTCGCTGGCCAAGTTCCTGATGATCATCAACCGGGCCGACGCGCCGAACCTCAACCTGCACCACATCGCCGACTTCTTCGCGCACGTGCTGCAGCGGGCCGACTGGACGCGCGACCTGCACTTCCACACGCAGACCACCATCGACACGCTCGACTACTCGGGCGACGGGCTCAACGCCGGCAGCAAGGTGGTCATCGCCGCCGCCGGCCCACCGAAGTTCGACCTTGCCACAAGCGTCGACGGCCACGTCGACCTGCCCGAGGGTTTCTCCGACCCGCAGGTGGTGCTGCCCGGTGTGGTCGCCGTCCGCGGCCCCCAGCTGCCCGCGCCCACCTTCGACTACGACGCCAGCCGCCGCGACCCGGCCGCCGGCGCTGGCGTGGAACAGCAGGGCCTCAGCGAGTCCGCCGCCCGGGCCGCCGCGGACGTCCAGCGGCTGTGCGATGCGATCCCTGTCGGCAGCCCGCTCCGCAAGTTCCGGTTGATCGTTGTGTGCGACGACCCCGGATTTGTTGCGTCCGCCAGCGGCGAATCTTCGATTGATAACTTTCTGTGGGCTGCGTTCACGCGGGCGAACCCCGCCGCCGACCTGTACGGCGTCGACGCGTTCACCCGCCAGAAGCACTGGGGCTGCCACGGCCCGCTGGTGATCGACGCACGGATCAAGCCGCACCACGCGCCGGTCCTGGAGGAAGACCCCGAGGTAACCAAGAAGATCGAAGCCATGGCCGCCAACGGCGGCCCGCTGTCTGGGCTGTTTTAG
- a CDS encoding prepilin peptidase: protein MWDWLNTTEVPTWLEVAPVVALVLWFFAVGACVGSFLNVVYTRAPRGEDVVVKGSHCPVCNHPIRWRHNLPVIGWLVLRGKCYDCKAPIPIRYWLFELVFGTLFALVGWWIWG from the coding sequence ATGTGGGACTGGCTCAACACCACCGAAGTGCCAACCTGGCTGGAAGTCGCGCCGGTCGTGGCGTTGGTGTTGTGGTTCTTTGCCGTGGGCGCGTGCGTGGGGAGCTTCCTGAACGTGGTCTACACCCGCGCGCCACGGGGCGAGGATGTGGTCGTGAAGGGCTCGCACTGCCCGGTCTGCAACCACCCCATCCGCTGGCGCCACAACCTGCCGGTGATCGGCTGGTTGGTGCTACGCGGCAAGTGCTACGACTGCAAGGCGCCAATCCCGATCCGCTACTGGCTGTTCGAGCTGGTCTTCGGAACGCTGTTCGCGCTTGTTGGCTGGTGGATATGGGGGTAG